Genomic window (Ferrovibrio sp. MS7):
AAATCGCCGAGTATCTCGCGGCGCAGGGTGTTGCCACGCTGCGCTACGACAAGCGTGGCATGCATGCCAATAATGCCAGCCTGCCCGCCGATGCCTCGGCCTATCCCGAATTCTTCCGCTGGGAGAATTTTGTCGGCGACGCCATGGCTGCCTTCCGCTTCCTGGCCGAGCATCCCGGCATCGACGGCAGCCGCACAGGCATCCTGGGCCATTCCGAAGGCGGCATGATTGCGCTGTCGGCGGCGGCGCAGTTGAAACCAGCGCCGGCCGTGCTGGTGCTTGCTGCCACGCCGGGCCGGCGCATGGATGCGGTGATCCCGGAACAACTCGAGCGGCTGCTGATCGAACAGCAGGCCCCGGCCAACCAGAGCCGGGCGCTGCTGGCGGCCAACCGCCGCATCATGGAAACCATCATCAATACCGGCCAGGTGCCCGCCGAAATGCCGCGTGGCTTGGCGCCGCTCTACCCGGCCTATGCCGGCCCCTTCCTGCAGGCTTTCCTGAAACTGGAACCGGCCAGCCTGGCGCGCAGCTTCCCCGGCCCCGTCCTGGTGCTGCAGGGCCAGGGCGACACCCAGGTCTCGGCCGAGCGCGATGCCCCGGCACTGGACAATGCCTTCGCCGCGCGCGGGCCGGCGCCGCACAGCCTGCGCCTGTTCCCGCAGCTCAGCCATAATTTCAAGAGCCGCACGGTGCCGGACCTGTCAGGCCCGGTAGGTGAGGAAATGCTGCGGGCGCTGAGCGAATGGCTCGGCCCGGCGCTAGGCAGTGACTAATTAGCTGCGCCGCACAATCAGCCAGTAGGACGCCGCGTTCAGCACGCCCATGGCAGCGATAGTCGCCGCCAGCGGCAAGGCCGTGCCATCCAGCGCGTGGCCGACGAAAATGCCAACACAGGCCGCTACCGTCATCTGCGTGAAGCCCATCAGCGACGCCGCTGCGCCGGCCATTTGCGGAAATGGCTGCAGGCCGCCGGCCTGGGCCTGCGGCATGGTAAGCCCGACACCCGCCGTATAAAGCAGCATCGGCAGCACCACGGCGAGCCAATGGCCCTGGCTGCCCCGGACCAGGAAATACAGCACCGCCGCCAGCATCAGCAGGCCGCCGCCGGCGCATAACCCGACGCCGAGTTGCAGCATGCGGTCAACGCCGAGGCGCACAGTGAACCGCGCACCGATCAGTGCACCGGTGATATAGCCGATCACCACCATGCCGAAGTAGAAGCCATAGGCGGTTTCCGAGACGCCGTAGACCCCGATCAGCACGAAGCTGGAGCCGGAGATGAAGGCGAACAGGCCGCCGTAGCAGAAGGCGATGCAGCCGGCATAGCCACGAAACCGCTGGTGCCGCAGCAGGGCGCCGAAATTGCGCAGCATCGGCAGCGGCTGCGTTGCGGTGGGGTCCAGCCGTGTATTGCTTTCTGCCAGCAGCAGCGCAATGGCCAGCCACAAGGAGAGGCCGATCAAGGCCATGGCGATGAAGTTGGCTTGCCAGCCGATATAGCTGTGCAGGAAGCCGCCCAGCACCGGCGCCACCGCCGGCGTGAGGCCGAGCGCCATGGCGATCATCGACATCATGCGCGCGGCGCGTTCGCGGTCGAACAGGTCACGCACCACGGCGCGGCCCAGCACCACGCCGGCACAGGCGCCACAAGCCTGCACGAAACGCCAGGCAATCAGTGCCTCGATACTCGGCGACAGGGCACAGGCGATGCTGGCCAGGATGAAGATGGCGACCCCGACCAGCAGCACCGGCTTGCGGCCGAAGCGGTCGGAGAGCGGACCATGGATGAGCTGGGTCACCGCGAAGCCGGCAAGGAAGGCAGATAGCGTGAGCTGCACCGTGGCGGCATCGGTCTGGTAGAGACGCGCCAGACTCGGCAGCGAGGCGAGGTACATATCGGTGGAAAGCGGGCCCAACGCGGTGATGCAGCCGAGCAGCACCACCATCGCCAGCGAATCCTTGTTCAGCTTGGCCATCCGCTTTTGCCTATCCCACCAGATGCAGGGCGGCGCCATGGCGTTTGAGCCAGTGCCGGGCGGTGCGCATTTCCGCCTCACCGCCGCTTAAGCGCGCCACCAGCCGCCAGAACGCGTCGCTATGATCCATATGACGCAGATGCGCCACTTCATGCGCCACCATGTAACGCACGATGGCCGGCGGCGCCATGATCAGGCGCCAGGAGAAGGAGAGATTGCCGCCGGCCGAGCAACTGCCCCAGCGGCTCGACGTATCGCGCACCGTGACGCGACTGATGGCGAGTCCCTCGCCTGCGGCCAGGCTGCGGGCCTGGACGGTGAATTCCTCCCGCGCCCGCACCTTCAGCCAGTCGCGCAGCCGCCGCGCCAGATGTTCCGGCTGGCCGGCGACCAGCAGTTCCCCGCCCTCGCGCCATACCGCGCCGCGTGCCCGTGCCTGCGGGCAGTGCCGGATGGTGAGTGTTTCACCGAGAAATGGCACAGAGCCGCCATCCGCCCACGGAGGGGATTGCGGCCGTTCCGCCTGGCGCGCCAGGATCCAGCCGGCCTGTTCCGCCATAAACTGCCGCCCGGCCTGCAGGCTGGCGCGTTTCGGCAGCACCAGCACAACCGCACCATCACGCGGCATGACGCGCAGCAGCATACGGCGGGCCCGTGCATCGCGACGCAGCGTAAAGGGATAGGAGCGACCGTCTACGAGCACCTGGTCGGCGGCCCATTCGATTGTGTGCGAATAACCCTTGGTCACAGACGGCCCCTGTCATATAACTGTAACCATGCTGACGCGGAACCGTCGCGGCATGAAAACTATAAGTCGGGCTCCCCCGACAGGGTGGGAAATTTAGCATTGGAGACGGAATAATGAAAACCACAGGGACTTCTGTTGGCTTTGGCGCGCGCCTGGCGCTGACGCTGCTTGCCGGCACCGCGTTGATCGCCTCTTCCTCGGCTGCCCTGGCGCAGGCCAAGGACAACCGGATCGAGCTGCAGTGGTGGCATGCCATGACCGGCGCGCTGAATGACCGCGTCAATGAAGTTGCCGACGGCTTCAACAAGGGCCAGGACAAGTACAAGATCGTCGCGGTCAACAAGGGCAGCTACCCTGAGACCCTGACCGCTGCCATGGCCGCCTTCCGCGCCGGCAAGGGCCCGCATGTCGTGCAGGTGTTCGAAGTCGGCACCGGCACCATGATGGCCTCCCGCGCCGCCATCAAGCCGGTCTATGAGCTGATGGCCCAGAACGGCTACAAGTTCGACCCGGGCTCCTATATCTCGGCGGTGACGGGCTATTACAGCACCTCGGACGGCAAGATGCTGTCCTTCCCGTTCAATTCCTCCACCCCGGTGATGTATTACAACAAGGACGCCTTCGAGAAGGCCGGCCTGAACCCGAACCAGCCGCCGAAGACCTGGCAGGAAATGGACGGCGTGATCCGCAAGCTCAAGGCTTCCGGCTCCACCTGCCCGTTCCAGTCCAACTGGCAGACCTGGATTCAGCTCGAGAATTTCTCGGCCCTGCATAACGTGCCGTTCGCCTCGAAATCCAACGGCTTCGACGGCTTCGACACCGTGCTGCAGTTCAACAGCCCGCTGCATGTGCGCCACATCACCACGCTTTCCAACTGGATGAAGGAAGGCCTGATGACCTATGGCGGCCGCAAGAACGAGCCGAACGCCAAGTTCGTCTCGGGCGAGTGCGCCATCCACATGGAAAGCTCGGCTGGCTATGCCACCTTTGCCCGCGGCGCCAAGTTCAAGTGGGGCATTTCGATGCTGCCCTACTACAGCGACGTGGCCGGCGCGCCGCAGAACTCGATCATCGGCGGCGCCTCGCTGTGGGTGTTGGCCAAGCACAAGGCCGAAGAATACAAGGGCGTTGCCCAGTTCTTCGATTACCTGGCCGCTACCGAAAGCCAGGTTGCGTGGCACAAGGCGACCGGCTATCTGCCGATCACCCCGATGTCCTATGAGGCCACCAAGGCCCAGGGCTTCTACGCCGCCAACCCGGGCACCGACACTTCGGTGCAGCAGATGATGCTGAAGCCGCCGACTGCCAACTCGAAGGGCCTGCGCCTCGGTAACTTCGTCCAGATCCGCGATGTGATGGACGAAGAACTCGAAGCGGTGTGGTCGGGCAAGAAGTCGCCGAAGGAAGCCCTTGATACCGCCGTCGAGCGCGGCAACCGCCTGCTGCGCCAGTTCGAGCGCGACAACAAGCGCTCTTAAGCGCACCTGAGAGGATCGGCCCGCGTCTTGACTTTGTCAGGCGCGGGCCTTTTCTTGGGGCGAATCTAGAGAATCGCGAGCATGGAAAAGCGCGTCGTCTTCAACCATAAGCTGCTGCCCTACCTGCTGCTGGCACCGCAGATCGCGATTACCATCGTGTTCTTCTTCTGGCCGGCAGGCCAGGCCGTGGTGCAGTCGGTGCTGCGCGAGGATGCTTTCGGCACCTCCAGCCAGTTCGTCGGGTTGGAGAATTTCGTCAACCTGCTGGAAGACGAATACTACCTGAATTCCTTCAAGGTCACGGCGATATTCAGCCTGCTGGTGACCTCCATCGGCTTGAGCGTCTCGCTGCTGTTCGCCGTGATGGCCGACCGCATCATCCGCGGCGCCATGGCCTACAAGACCATCCTGATCTGGCCCTATGCCGTGGCGCCTGCCGCCGCCGGTGCGCTGTGGAGCTTCGTCTTCCTGCCCGGCCAGGGCATTGTCGCCTACCTGCTGAAGCAGATGGGTTATGACTGGAACTTCCTGATCAATTCCGGCCAGGCCATGTTCGTGGTGGTGATCGCCGCCACCTGGAAGCAGATCAGCTACAATTTCCTGTTCTTCCTGGCCGGCCTGCAATCGATCCCGAAATCGCTGATCGAGGCGGCCGCCATCGATGGCGCCAGCCCGACCCGGCGCTTCTGGACCATCGTGTTCCCGCTGCTCTCGCCCACCCTGTTCTTCCTGGTGGTGGTGAACGTGGTCTATGCCTTCTTCGAAACCTTCGGCGTGGTGCATGCCACCACCCGTGGCGGCCCGGCCAAGGCGACCGAAATCCTGGTCTACAAGGTGTGGTACGACGGCTTCGAGGCGCAGGATCTCGGCGGCTCCTCTGCGCAGTCCGTGGTGCTGATGCTGATCGTGATTGGCCTCACGGTGCTGCAATTCCGCTACATCGAGCGCAAGGTGCACTACTGATGATCGAGCGCCGCCCTGTTGCCGATTTCATCAGCCATGCCACGTTGACCGTGGCCGGACTGATTGTCGCCTTCCCGATCTATCTGGCGATCATCGCCGCCTCGCATACCATCCCGGATCTGGCGCAATCGCCGATGCCGATGCTGCCCGGCGCCGAGTTCTTCAAGAACACCGCGCAGGCGCTGTTCGAAGGGCCACAATTGGTCGGCGTTTCCGGTGGCACGCCGGCACTGGTGCTGATGGCCAACAGCCTGTTGATGGCGGTGAGCATTGCGGTAGGCAAGATCATCATCTCGCTGCTTTCCGCCTTCGCCATCGTCTATTTCCGTTTTCCGC
Coding sequences:
- a CDS encoding alpha/beta hydrolase family protein, encoding MRPFVRLTFILTLLLSAGLARASETATVLQGIAQGAGNTPLALTLVMPAGKQQPAKGWPALLLIQGSGPTDRDGNQPPHIRTDLLRQIAEYLAAQGVATLRYDKRGMHANNASLPADASAYPEFFRWENFVGDAMAAFRFLAEHPGIDGSRTGILGHSEGGMIALSAAAQLKPAPAVLVLAATPGRRMDAVIPEQLERLLIEQQAPANQSRALLAANRRIMETIINTGQVPAEMPRGLAPLYPAYAGPFLQAFLKLEPASLARSFPGPVLVLQGQGDTQVSAERDAPALDNAFAARGPAPHSLRLFPQLSHNFKSRTVPDLSGPVGEEMLRALSEWLGPALGSD
- a CDS encoding multidrug effflux MFS transporter, coding for MAKLNKDSLAMVVLLGCITALGPLSTDMYLASLPSLARLYQTDAATVQLTLSAFLAGFAVTQLIHGPLSDRFGRKPVLLVGVAIFILASIACALSPSIEALIAWRFVQACGACAGVVLGRAVVRDLFDRERAARMMSMIAMALGLTPAVAPVLGGFLHSYIGWQANFIAMALIGLSLWLAIALLLAESNTRLDPTATQPLPMLRNFGALLRHQRFRGYAGCIAFCYGGLFAFISGSSFVLIGVYGVSETAYGFYFGMVVIGYITGALIGARFTVRLGVDRMLQLGVGLCAGGGLLMLAAVLYFLVRGSQGHWLAVVLPMLLYTAGVGLTMPQAQAGGLQPFPQMAGAAASLMGFTQMTVAACVGIFVGHALDGTALPLAATIAAMGVLNAASYWLIVRRS
- a CDS encoding M48 family metallopeptidase, which translates into the protein MTKGYSHTIEWAADQVLVDGRSYPFTLRRDARARRMLLRVMPRDGAVVLVLPKRASLQAGRQFMAEQAGWILARQAERPQSPPWADGGSVPFLGETLTIRHCPQARARGAVWREGGELLVAGQPEHLARRLRDWLKVRAREEFTVQARSLAAGEGLAISRVTVRDTSSRWGSCSAGGNLSFSWRLIMAPPAIVRYMVAHEVAHLRHMDHSDAFWRLVARLSGGEAEMRTARHWLKRHGAALHLVG
- the ugpB gene encoding sn-glycerol-3-phosphate ABC transporter substrate-binding protein UgpB; this translates as MKTTGTSVGFGARLALTLLAGTALIASSSAALAQAKDNRIELQWWHAMTGALNDRVNEVADGFNKGQDKYKIVAVNKGSYPETLTAAMAAFRAGKGPHVVQVFEVGTGTMMASRAAIKPVYELMAQNGYKFDPGSYISAVTGYYSTSDGKMLSFPFNSSTPVMYYNKDAFEKAGLNPNQPPKTWQEMDGVIRKLKASGSTCPFQSNWQTWIQLENFSALHNVPFASKSNGFDGFDTVLQFNSPLHVRHITTLSNWMKEGLMTYGGRKNEPNAKFVSGECAIHMESSAGYATFARGAKFKWGISMLPYYSDVAGAPQNSIIGGASLWVLAKHKAEEYKGVAQFFDYLAATESQVAWHKATGYLPITPMSYEATKAQGFYAANPGTDTSVQQMMLKPPTANSKGLRLGNFVQIRDVMDEELEAVWSGKKSPKEALDTAVERGNRLLRQFERDNKRS
- the ugpA gene encoding sn-glycerol-3-phosphate ABC transporter permease UgpA, which encodes MEKRVVFNHKLLPYLLLAPQIAITIVFFFWPAGQAVVQSVLREDAFGTSSQFVGLENFVNLLEDEYYLNSFKVTAIFSLLVTSIGLSVSLLFAVMADRIIRGAMAYKTILIWPYAVAPAAAGALWSFVFLPGQGIVAYLLKQMGYDWNFLINSGQAMFVVVIAATWKQISYNFLFFLAGLQSIPKSLIEAAAIDGASPTRRFWTIVFPLLSPTLFFLVVVNVVYAFFETFGVVHATTRGGPAKATEILVYKVWYDGFEAQDLGGSSAQSVVLMLIVIGLTVLQFRYIERKVHY